AATAGCATATAGTGAGGGGCGGTACCAGATCTTTCGGGAGACCATTGATATTGCAGTTGGAAATTTCTTGGATCTATTTGCTAGGGTGTTAACACTCTCCAATGATCCAAACCCTGGATATAACATTGAGCAGATATGTATCTGAACATGGGTGGAGTTTTCACTTTATATAGCTGACCCTgcatataaatattttcaatgcTTCTTCATCtggttcctttttttattttattttttatttatatagagatttgttttcattgatttatttattgaatatattgatatttaatttatttgttaaatataacTAAGACAAAATCGTTTTCACTATGAGGACTATTAAGATTAATATACATGTAAGTGTGTGGAACGTGGCCAATAAGCTCTTGCCCAAATGGCACCTCCTTCCCTTATAAAAGCAAGGTGAATGCAGGGGCGTAGCCAGAAATTTTTGCTTGGGGGGGCCAAGGTAAAACTATCATTTTGATTTGCAATTCAACGAAAAACTCAAAGTACAGTATATTTATAACACAGGATTattgatagaattttttttgttggtgtaaTTCTATAGCACTCAAATATCAAAATACTAACAAGTTAATTGACCAATTGAGCATCTTAAgtctttttttccttgtttctcCTATTCTTTTGAAAAACCATAAGTCCACAACATTCATAGAAATCAAATGTAAGTATACAACAAAACtgcagaaaaagaagaaaaagaggaagttGGTATTTCTCAATATTTGCTTAGCTTTAAATAAGAAAACTCTTTGTTAAGGATGGGGGAGAAACTAATGAAAATGTGATTAGATGAGAGCATCCCATGGAAGAGTTAATGAGAGTAACCGAAGAGAGAGCACCAAGTGATGAGGAGAGTCTTTTCAGTGGTTTTTAAGTGGAAGGGGATATTGTAATAGTTTTGAGGAAGTGCAAAATTTAAGTACAATATCCTAAGTATAATACATTAggttcttcaattaaattcaagcacATGTTTAACATGaccaataaaatacaaataatgtgcttctcaaaaaaaaaaaaaaatacaaataatgttattatttttagggacaattaaattcaatacataTGATTTTAATCAGGTAATCTGATATACTACACCTCAATTTTATCCCttcacaaaaattgaataattaaatacTAGAAAAATATGAAGGTGGCTATCATGCTTTagagaagaatgaaaaagaCAAAAGGAGTTAATTTTTATGATTGCACAGTTGGGATTTGGGATGGGAAGAATTTTATGAGTGATGTGTTGGAAGGGGGGCCAATCTATTAATTTTGTGGGGGCCAACTCTTAACTCAAAAGAATTCTACCCTAGTTTTACCTATAATTAgagaggttttaaaaaaatttggaggggccatggcccccccaaTGCATAAGGTGGCTCCGCCCCTGGGTGAATGGTTAGGCCATGGATTTAAGATCCACCGTGTGCATATGTAACTTGCACttggttataaaaaaaatgtttgcttGTTGAATATGTAGACACATATTTATATCCTTATTTGCTTCAGATGATCATACAATGTAAAATGCGATGTGCTTGTCATTTTGGCATCTGCATAGGCTAATCATAATGTATACTAAACTCAGCATACTATACTGTTTAAAATACTTCAATTTATGGAGGATATATGTATGGACAGTTAAGTGCCTTCTCTATTGggtccaaaatttaaaaggtcAAATTGGTTTATCTAGAATaacaaaatgatttttattgagaaatCTTACTTCGTGCAATCTAATGTTAAATAAGAGTAGTCAATACTTTGATGATTCATGATATCCTGTATCTAGATTGacaatatattaatattacatttatggagtttctcttcttcttctttgaagATTTACAGTTAGTGCCTTCATTCTATAATAGCCATAATCTATGTGTTCTCCAAGGTGTCCAGTACTCTAGTGGATTTCCAGCACAATGTGTCGCTATGCATTATCGACAGGGTTTGATTACTCTGGTTTTAACCAATTGGTGTAGCTGTATCGGCATTAAGTATAGATTAATGGCACATGACTTATCAAAAGATTAATAATGCAGATGAGAATTTGTCCTGTGTTTGCTATGTATTGAGAAATTTACCTGTTAATAATTTGGAGACTCTTGCAATGAAATTCTGGTCTCTTTTACATGCAATGATACTTCATTGCTAACAGCTTCCTGATGTGAATGCAATCAAGACCAAATGAGAGGGATGTCTTTTGACTTTGAAGATGAGGTGGGAGTGAAGTGTGATTTTTGGTAGGTTTTTTAGTGTATAGAAGTGATTCTTAGTCTGAATAGGGTTAGTGCAGGAAGAGTTCATTGGATAGTGATGGCTAGTTTACtagaatattaattatttatttataaggtGATGCAAGGAGGGTTCTTTTCTGGAAAtgaatttttctattattgGAAATTGCacttgtgttttgtttttcctcattCTATTTTATGGAGGATAGAAACCGTCTATGAAGGGGTTGAAGAGAGGAAGAACACTTGGTGCTAATGTTCTTTGATCTTTCATTGGTGCAAAGTTTGATGGTTTAGGAGATCGTCTGATACAGTGCAAATAATTGCTTCCCACATATGCAACTGAGCAGACATAGGGCTGTAGCAAAGTAGAATTTTCCTAGAAATTGGGGAACAAAGTTTTAATGTTCTAAAAAATATGATAGGAAATTAGAGGATTTGTGGTTGAAATCAGGTTACAAAAGATTGATCCCTGACAGCTTAAAAGTTAAAGGAAATTgggattttattttgtattttttaaagcAAGATGTAAAGAAACTCTGACAGCAGGTTCTTTAAAGCTTTAGGGTGGCTTAGTTTagatttaaactttaaagttcaGAAAAGTTTAGATTGCAGTTGGGTTTGCTATGCTGTTTCATGTTTTATTCTAtcacatattatttttttagagccTCTTTGATTTGGTTGTTGATTCATTCTAAATGCTTGACCACACTCATTTGTTACAGTTTATTTTCAGCTTTTTAAAAATGATGTTGACATgcctaatattattttatttttttcttcaccgGCTTGcaaagaaaggagaaaaattTATAGACCTTCCTTATGTTGTAAAAGGGATGGATGTATCTTTTAGTGGCATATTGAGCTATATTGAAGCCACTGCTGTGGAGaagctaaaaaaataatgagtgcACCCCTGCGGACTTGTGGTACTCCTTGCAGGTAAACTGTAgtcataaaatattttgtatttgaaCTAAGCTATTCTTCATATCTCAATCATTAGATGTTGTATCATCATATGTTTGTTAGTTCTTTGCCTTAATTCTCTTCCTCTCAAAAGCTAACTCACCCTCTGTGGGAGGGACTTTTCTAAAGTTACATATACTAGGCCATacagttttctctcttttattttacctatacacccaaaattatctttatttatattattctgACATATATTATGTGTAATATTTTGATATGTAATATGTTGCAGGAAACTTTGTTTGCAATGCTTGTGGAGATTACAGAAAGGGCAATGGCACACTGTGGCACAAAAGATGTTCTTATTGTTGGTGGTGTTGGTTGCAATGAGCATTTGCAGGAGATGATGAGAACAATGTGCTCAGAGCGTGGTGGAAAGTTGTTTGCTACTGATGACAGGTATTGCATTGATAACGGAGCAATGATTGCATACACTGGTCTCCTTGCTTATGTTCATGGTATGGTAACTCCACTGGAGGAATCGACTTTCACCCAGCGGTTCCGTACTGATGAAGTACAGGCAATCTGGAGACAAAAAAAGGAGCCTTCTAACATGAATGGCCTCATGCAGGAAAGTAGTTAAATCTAAAAGATCTAGAGGTATGGTCTTTCTAATGCTTGCGAGAATTAAGATCAATAATGAAttccttttttaaatattagGATGAAAATGTTACAATATTCAAAGGAGAAACTGACTTAGCTATGCTGCCATGgaatttaaaattgtatttggTACCAATCAAGAAACATACATTCACGAATTGTACTAAAAAGTACCATTTATTACTTATTGAGTAGCTATATGTTAATTTACAGTTATTGTATGGGTTATTCTGGGGACATTTTGTTGTGGGCTGGTACACACAAATTTTGATTGGATATATTTTACCAGTGATTATGGTTATAGGGCTTGGAATTTGGTTCCTAATCTTTCAGGATGGGGTTATTTGGCTAATTATATTGTGGAATCATGTATTATGGTGATAGATTTTACCATCGTAATTAATGGGATAGAATATAGAAGGTTAAGAATTTGCCAACCTGCCTGAGTTTTGGGAAAACCAAATGTAtgattttctaaattttgataGTTAATGGATTTTGCAAATTATGAAAATCCAGGCCAACTACCTCtttgtgcttttattttcttgagaCTGAAATATGACCCACTTGAATTAAAGGGAACTAAGTTAACAGCCTCTTTGCTCTGAATGTCTCTGAGCCACGTCTTTGTGACCACCTAGATTCAGTTAATTTTTCTGTTCTCCATGTGCTAGGATTGCATTCCATTCAAGGTAGTTGGGCAGGTTTGCAGATAGGGGTAGGTACTCGTAtactttatatttattgttgGCCCGCTTCTATTACAACTTGAGGTCTACGAGAATTGAATCAAGTACCTAATACCATGTATGAAATCCTTAAATTTAAGGGGCTTTTATACTTTAAGAATGTGGACCAATAGTATTAATATCAAACACACTATCACCAAcagttattttatttactgTGAGTCATTATCATAAATGAATTCATTTTCCAAGTGGGATGTGCAACTACAAAACATAGCCACTTACAATTAGTGAAAATTGAtaatactaagaaaaaaaaaataggagacAATGGTTTCATTTCACCTTATCTTTTGTAAAATTTGGTGCAgaatacttttcaaaaaatgataTGGCTCAGATTGAATTGTGTCAGAGACACAAATGTTACTATATTTGCATTCCTTTAGCTACCACTACAACCATTGGACTCGATCACAATCACATTCTGGACTCAAAACACTATCATTCTTATTCATTGCATAAAACCAAGTTATGATTTTCACCATTGTCGGCAGTCCCACCTTTATTAGCCACTGCTGCAGTTGTAGACTCACATCACCCACCAACATCATCTGTTAAGCTGTAACATGAACCACCATAAGCCTTTTTTTATTGTGTTGCTGTAACTTGTGTTTTTTATTTGCTCGTAATGAATTGGCAGGAGATGTtatgtaaataaaatattcatatttgTGAGGTTACAAAAGGTAATCGGAAATTAATTTGTCAGCAACACTgttttgtttcaacaatgactATTATTCAAGGTACAAAACTacaaatatttctaaaatacaATCTTCTTCTCCCTCTACCACcgataatttttttccttttgaattgGGAAGATTGTAAGACAATATTTTTTGAGTTCTTCCTGTAAGATTGTTGGTAACATAACTTTTAGGCGTTCTGGTTTGAAGTTTAAATGGTAGTTCTGCACCACTCCTGATAGTGTTTTAATCTAGTAGCATTTGTTTTTCAACATCTTCTAGAGAATATGGATTACTTTTTCTTCCTAACCATTAATGACCGATGAGACGTTTTGAGCACATTCTTCCCTGCACTAATTCCAATTGAGTGTTTCACAAACTCTGAGAAGCAGCAATTCTATCATTAATCATGAAGAAGATGAACTttaaatgaatgaaatagaatttATAATGAGATGGATTTTCAAAGTGTAGTCTAACTGCTGGATTAGGCTTTGGTCTGATATATACCTGGAATTTGTTGGTATTAACAAACAATTCatacctctttctttctttcaggTTTTTCCCATGGTTCCTGTGTTTCTCAGTACACAAACATCTTagtcaaaaactttttttttttttaacttttactttttaaagacaTTCAAACTCAGTGAGTTAATGTAACAAAAGGTcaccaaaaattaaagaaagcaTAACTATAGTCTTCGGTAAAGTAGTACCAATCTACTtcaaattttcatcttttatcTGTTAAATCAACTcactgtatatatataatttgatatttacaaCAGTGAGGGAAGAGTGACTTAAACCATGACTGGCTCTTTTAGAAACACTAACATCAGTTGAACTACAAGGTTTTTAGTAAAGATAACGGTTGTATTATTTCTCAAAACATACTTAAATTTTAAGGAACGATTTGTGCCAATTTAATTTCATCTTACAAGATAAAGACAACAGCTGTATtagtctcctttttttttttaatcttttgaaaatgttgttttAGTCCTTATCAATCAACCTACgaaagagaataataaatatacAGGTATTGCGATAAAACAGATGAGTAAGATTTGTCAGTTGAGCTTGAGGCCCCATTTGGGCAAATTGTAATCCATACTTTCATAGTACTCACAGTGtaacaaaagaaataatttctttttcaagcTAAGCATTTTGACATGCAAGTTATACCATCCCCACCCATAAAATATACACCCAAAGCAAAGGATGTTATCCTAATTGGAGAAGCAGCCAAACAATCGTATCTGCAGCAGTATTATGATGCGTGTAAATTCAGTATGGTTGGTCAATTGTCAGAATTAATAAATCTAAAAGAGTCCCTTGTACCCATCAAAAATTTAAGAGCTCAGGTTGCTTTCAAGTGCCTTCAGTATCTTCAACAGGGGATCCAATCTCGAACGCTGGATAACATGCTTTGGTTGGAAGTCTCTTTAGTCCCTTTTCCTCCTTTCATGCACAGCATCATTAATTCTCGTTAAAACGAGCTTGCATTGCCGGATCCAAGGCTTGCCAAATTGGAGGTTTCTTCACAACTTCCTCTcaagtaaattcaaatttgactATAATGGTAAAATCCATGCGTGTTTGAATTAAGAAGACAAGCATATGAATATGACCGTAACTTGCAGGCTTACTTTGGACTTTTAAGGCTCCAAAGTCTTTACAAGCAGAAGAGTTGCAAACATTGAATATCAGCCATCCGGGTCATTTCAACCACCCTAGTCTATGGGCGAATAATTGAATATGGAAACAGTAGCTATTTGATTTTTAGGTCTTCAAGTTTAATCCatgaaaagagagaggaaatgtGTAACACATTGGAAGGACATTTTGCTTGTCCTCAACCAATTTTGAACAAAGAacttgagaatcaaacagaacacAATAGTGTAGGAAacagaatctttttttttttttctttgttaaaattttacatttttttagttttacatttTCATGAAGGTTTTGTTGGTACATTGACTGTAAACTGAACAAAAGAAACTAGGAATGAACAAGGGTGGATACAAGAGTTAATAGAATGCAAAAGCTACACATTACTTTGTTCAACTGCTGGATAAACTACAAACTAAAGTCACGGCAAGCCCTTGTTCTTGTTTAACGGGGCTGCTGGATGCGTCGGGGGCTGCATTTTGCACTCAAGCCCTTAGTTGCCTTTTCTGCATACTTTGCTGGTTGCACTGGAGCCTTGGGACTTCTTtcctccaaagacttcagaTTCTTCATCACTGCCTCAGCGGCATTCACTCCAAAGCCTATCATCCCAAATCAAGATAAGGTATTAGCAATTAAGTCCAATGGTCTAAAGGGGTTTTTGAATAATACAAGGACAAGAAATTCAAATCACTGCCATTACAATTTATTATGCCCACCTTCAGTTTCGGAAGATTGGATGAACTCCTCAAACTGAGCTTCCATACTTGAAaaatcgtcatcatcatcaaaatcaaagctCTCTGGCAGTAAATCAGCTACATTAACACCATTAAAGTCAACCTCAGCATTGTCATAGAAACCATCCTCGCCCTGATGCTGGCTTAGCCAGTAGTCACGGTACCATGTCGAGGTGGTGATCAGTTGCCACCATTCTGGAGAGAAATCCTCCACTTGGCGGAAAGCAGCAGGAATGAAAAGCGGGGCATTGGGGTTTAAAGTGGACGACCTTCCTCCTGAAACCAGAGCCATCCTTCCCGATCAAATCTAACTTTGTACTTTTTATCTGTTGATCAAGTCAGAAGAAAGAACGCGATAAGAAATGAGGACTTTGACTCGAAACAAATGCAGTAAATTAAGAACtcatacaatattttcaatctTTCTCATTGGTAAGCTATTCACACACCCAatgggttttaacttttaaatccaCAACTTCCCTCTCCACCCATTTGCATAGATTTTGCAACTACTTCACTGATAAACAAAAAACAGGCTTTGATCCAACCAACGATACAAAGATGAATTCTTTTTGCACTAAATCAGTTGTTTCTACGAAATTCAACCAAGACTCAGATTAACTTAACATAAAATAGCACATCTCAAACCCCAAATCAAGACTCTCAGCACCTGTTAttcccaaaattttgagactcAACTACAGATTCTAAGAGACTCGTCAAGGTCAacgatacaacaacaacaacaacaacaacaacaacaaacccttgtctcaaaattttgaatgtctaaaacaataacaatcccttatctcaaaatttcaagattatACTAAACAAACTAGTCAAGGTCACATGTATTCCGACCCTTCGATCTCACTCTTCACCCATTCTTTTGGTACCAACAATTCATCGCATTCTTAATCGTTTCCAGTACAAttcaaatcacaaaattataaaacacaTCAATTACACATTCAAATTTTATAGCAAGAACAACAAGTAGATCAGatttcatgttctttttttttttcaattttatttagatATTACATAAATCGGAAAAAATTATCCTCACAacgaaaaaattaaaattaaaaaaaaaaaaaaactttattttactTGTAGATCTCAAAGCAAGgatatcaaaaaaagaagtttcTTCACGatcatcaaaataataaaaaattcaaaaattgatcAACGATCAAAAAGAGTCAAAATTCACAAAGCAATGACAACAAAGAAAAGGATCTTCATGATCATCaaagtaaaatttcaaaaaaattgaattataaaaaaaaaaaaaaaaaaagtcaaaattcacAAAACATATCAACCTAATTCGTTTcactttctcagcaaccaaacagacattcaaaaattcaaaaaaaaaaagaaaaaaatcctttcaaatttaaatcacaCAAACAGATCGCAAATTCGTTTCTAGatctcaaaaataattttacctTTTTTGAGCGAAAATATCTTCGACGAAGCGTTAGGTTCGGAGTGTTCGAGCGGAGAGAAGATAAGCATGAAACGCGTGAGAAAATGAGTGGGAGAGGTATCGTTATTTATAGGGCAAATAGTCCGAGCCTAGGTGGTTCGGAGTACGCGGTTTGAGGTTCGGGTAAACCGAGCCTGTCCACTGATAGTATGAACAGTTTGAACGAATGAATAAAAGTGTACTGTACGGGACTGCCTAGTCAGCGCTTAGTCGTCGCTACCCCTTACGGGTATTTTCTGGACGGTAGACGTGTCCTTCTTGTTCACCTCTCTAGAAAGTACAAGgtacaaacacaaaatcaattttttttttttaagtttataataTTACTATCTTCCTCCTAGAGTTTttactttcaaatttatttttccatctttaaattttagaaagttaaaaaaaaaattattttgttttgaggCTATAATTGAGatggaaaaattttaaataatttaataatttaaagataaacaaaacaatatatatatataaggtcaTGTTAACAGATGTCTTTAGAGTaattaataaatcaaattaacaaaattttaaataccatttttatgggaaatataaaatttgtcaaaaaaattaattaatctatcatttttttttcataaaatgtttgtaaaaatagtttctaaACTAATGCCGTTAGGAAATCAGTTaacattcttcaaaaaaattactttttttaactttaatgaTAGGAAGCGAGACATTTTTCACTAgtttatggaaaaaaataaagaattttttatactttttttttaagagaaaaggATAGTagactttattaatttaataacacattatataatgtgaaagagaaaaaataagcATTCTCCTCAATCTCTTTTGCAACAGTAGCTAAAACTAGAGCAACATGAATACATCATAAAGTAACAATAGCAAAGGATATACTAACAAAATATTCCTACATTAGCTTAATATCCTCATGAATCCAAGCCACTTCCAATGACACAGATCCTATTGTGAGAGTTCAAAAGATCCACTAATTCAGTAATAATCACATTCCACATACTCCATTATGTAAGTAGCAGCTTGTGATCATTAGCGTCAGAACAATTCCATATCATTCTTTATGCAGCGCATAATATCTTCCTAGGAGTACAAATCTTGAGGGGTAGAATTTATGACTTCCTTAAACCAAATATGTATAGTCAAAACAAATGTGTTCCAAAATGAAGCCCTAAGCCAAATGGCTTGTGCTAAGAACATTCTCATAACAAGTGATTACATGATTCAATTTAGGAGGGTTCAAAGACCAGACTCAATTTTAGGAAGAGCGAAAATATGTGGGACTTCAATGCTCTATGTCAAACCCTATTATTCTTCAAGTTtacaaaaaacaatgaaaatcaagttgagcttcacaaagaaacaaaaactaatggcctgtttgggagtttagagagggaggagagtagaggggagtagaggggaggagagtagtggagaatgattaccctccaccttgtttggatgtttttataattagtaagggagaagggagtaattagcccttccccttgtttttaacattgtaattttataaatataataagggtaaattaggtaatttactttataaataattttatatgctctactctccctccaaatctctccaatttgggggaattaaaaatgagggggttggaggtagttgaaacccctccaaacccctccaaattcctccccctccttccttaaaaaactcccaaacaaggtaattgaattactccccttccctctactctactctccctccttttttaaacatccaaacatgccataaGGGACCATTTTCTCTAACTGAACAACAAAGTTCATGAATTGCCTCTGGGATCCCAAGCCCACCGCAGTTTAGGTTGAGAATTTTTATGGGGGACAGGGAGGTTGAGTACCAACCCCAGTGATGGGAAAATCTGAAACTAGTTTCATCTGCTTGGTATGAAGTTCAAATTTGGTATTCAAATCAAAAACTATGGCAGACCGTTTGGAATGAAGGTGTGAAGGATTGGAAGAgctttttgaatttgaatctcCTTTGTCTCGCAAAACACGCTTCCATCTACGAAGGGAATATTTTTTCAGCTCCAAATTCTTAGCATTTACATCCGcaataatattttatactttaagaaagaaaataatattttttcttaaaaaaaaaacattatcattttttgcaacatttttcataacaatAGAATTAGTAAGATTTCATTGATTATCATTTTAGTACACTATTAAATATTAATGTCACTTTATCATTTACAATTCAAAACTTACCACTTTGACAATTGTAAAATACGTTTTGAAAATGAGTGTCTCTTAacttattgtttgttgtttatTGACTTTCATCTCGTCGGAGATTTATAATGATGAAAGGGTATAACTTATTtgcatcatttaaaaaaaaatagggtaaaAGTAAGATATAGTAATATCTTACGTCACTATATTAGGTTTTTGAAACATTTAGTTGCATTGACCAATAAATATAAGCTGTGGAGTGCAGAAATCCATTGAGGGGATCATACCACGGGTCATAGCGTAAGCCAGGGAGGCCTCTATAGCTCCAAGAAG
This genomic stretch from Castanea sativa cultivar Marrone di Chiusa Pesio chromosome 9, ASM4071231v1 harbors:
- the LOC142609503 gene encoding protein EARLY RESPONSIVE TO DEHYDRATION 15 translates to MALVSGGRSSTLNPNAPLFIPAAFRQVEDFSPEWWQLITTSTWYRDYWLSQHQGEDGFYDNAEVDFNGVNVADLLPESFDFDDDDDFSSMEAQFEEFIQSSETEGFGVNAAEAVMKNLKSLEERSPKAPVQPAKYAEKATKGLSAKCSPRRIQQPR